The following are encoded together in the Sparus aurata chromosome 1, fSpaAur1.1, whole genome shotgun sequence genome:
- the LOC115583148 gene encoding protein PET117 homolog, mitochondrial-like has protein sequence MSTTSKVVLGVSVVLTLSTVAAVHLKQTWDRQRLHEGVVRDLERVERKKENLRLLEEQRTLTRQLEEDRRRRETELRPQDH, from the exons ATGTCTACAACCTCCAAAGTGGTTCTGGGAGTTTCTGTGGTTCTAACTCTGAGCACTGTGGCTGCTGTTCACCTCAAACAGACCTGGGACAGACAG CGCCTCCACGAGGGCGTGGTCAGAGATCTGGAGCgggtggagaggaagaaggagaacctgaggctgctggaggagcagaggacgCTGACcagacagctggaggaggacagGCGGCGCCGAGAGACGGAGCTCCGCCCACAGGACCACTGA